From Trichoplusia ni isolate ovarian cell line Hi5 chromosome 11, tn1, whole genome shotgun sequence, the proteins below share one genomic window:
- the LOC113498812 gene encoding uncharacterized protein LOC113498812 codes for MLTRRRAARLPSPGSSPSSASQLPPGRGPAPAVAVASSSSDEYYSPPTSPTPVRRPGRRRPPSSLAPSGQPASNRAPAPGGVVQRMKWTRPMNENVMRANYGATGGGTNLTAYRARMLSLFRALEPDVDVSAQRLSDQVRVIQRNHRLDDATLDRLRSEVQTSPVVVTPSIAEAPAASALPANPADGGDDDGAITVSNQCSDHIRSTLEQAVLEYRSTPRDQRPRLPRLPMHNRNKALMGVLDSLLSSYFGNSEDLGDTHSLLYCAAVAACRVAGVTFRDNTAARPKQAAPAWQCRIEKRVAEARTLIAKLVAFRGGNTRPRVMRFVKRAFAGTNISPSEYTARVTERIDFFKQKAEDNRAAIDSSISEQLNPMRFYQ; via the coding sequence ATGTTGACACGAAGAAGAGCAGCACGCCTTCCATCCCCGGGCTCGTCGCCGAGCTCCGCCTCGCAGCTGCCGCCGGGCCGAGGTCCAGCGCCGGCAGTTGCAGTCGCGTCGAGCTCCAGCGACGAGTACTACTCCCCGCCGACGTCGCCAACACCTGTACGTCGGCCGGGGAGGCGCCGGCCGCCGAGCAGCTTGGCGCCCTCAGGCCAACCGGCCTCGAACAGGGCTCCCGCTCCCGGTGGTGTAGTGCAGCGCATGAAGTGGACTCGACCCATGAACGAGAATGTCATGCGCGCCAACTATGGGGCGACAGGGGGAGGAACTAACCTCACTGCGTACCGTGCCAGAATGCTCTCTCTGTTTCGGGCCCTTGAACCGGACGTCGACGTATCGGCACAACGTTTgtcggatcaagtgcgagttatcCAACGTAATCACAGGTTGGATGACGCGACGCTTGATCGATTGCGCTCTGAAGTGCAGACTAGCCCTGTCGTCGTTACCCCGTCAATAGCGGAAGCGCCAGCTGCAAGCGCGCTGCCTGCCAACCCTGCTGACGGGGGAGATGATGACGGTGCTATAACTGTAAGTAACCAGTGCAGTGATCATATAAGGAGTACATTGGAACAGGCGGTTCTGGAGTATCGGTCAACACCCCGGGACCAGAGACCGCGACTACCTCGCTTGCCCATGCACAACCGAAACAAGGCGCTAATGGGTGTCCTGGATTCGCTGCTATCCAGTTATTTTGGGAACAGCGAAGACCTCGGTGACACGCACTCGCTTCTGTACTGTGCGGCTGTTGCGGCGTGTCGTGTAGCTGGTGTTACCTTTCGAGATAACACAGCTGCACGGCCTAAGCAAGCGGCACCAGCCTGGCAGTGCAGGATTGAGAAGCGTGTTGCTGAGGCCAGGACACTCATAGCCAAACTTGTTGCGTTTCGGGGCGGAAACACTCGCCCTAGGGTCATGCGTTTTGTAAAGCGGGCGTTTGCTGGGACTAATATTAGCCCCAGCGAATACACCGCCCGAGTTACAGAAcgcattgacttttttaagcaaaag